A region from the Branchiostoma floridae strain S238N-H82 chromosome 9, Bfl_VNyyK, whole genome shotgun sequence genome encodes:
- the LOC118422369 gene encoding protein unc-93 homolog A-like, with protein sequence MGKKRKQDLEGVCNGASDFSDLTMTRKASFTSDSSTKITTTLSTNHLVTNTCNALSPTDQELQAVPLDGNTHADSHGVKTSSPSPDEVSSIKRHIIINLLIQSFGFLLLFTAYQSLQNLQSSINRARGLGLTSLAVLYGTLIPAGPFLAPVAMRYFGLKWTITGSMVTYVIFSLANYWAEFYTIIPASVLIGVGAACLWAANGAYLTRLATRYASVTGQDKAATISMFFGIFFGIFQTSQIWGNLISSLVLQQGAEEQGAPSTANISSCGAANCPGGSAGNLVIPPYNLRVTLISIYLACGVLAVIIMALFADREAGKGVFSCGKTSKPRGGKGDDGQAHGDEEDEEETPADCQHLCERFLSAWRFMFREKRMMLLIPLIMYGTMEQALNVAIFTQAFVSCTLGIHWIGWVMICFGVCDAISALLVGRLRKWVPRQVLFGTAAVLNLALMIEMLTVKPHPDLTALFFVHAGLWGVADGIWQTQINSLYGVLFPGQQEVAFPMDGFWGAVGYTISFAYGGYLCADVKIVILLVLLVVSMATYGAVEVMEKKRSKEDGETAEEKTE encoded by the exons ATGGGGAAGAAGAGGAAACAAGATCTTGAAG GTGTCTGCAATGGCGCTTCGGATTTTTCTGATCTGACAATGACAAGAAAAGCATCTTTCACCAGTGATTCTTCTACAAAAATCACTACGACGCTTTCCACCAATCACCTGGTCACCAACACGTGTAACGCCCTCTCGCCGACAGATCAAGAACTGCAAGCCGTACCACTGGATGGAAACACTCACGCTGATAGCCATGGCGTCAAAACCTCGTCACCATCTCCGGACGAAGTGTCCTCCATCAAAAGGCACATCATCATCAACCTCCTCATCCAATCCTTCggcttcctcctcctcttcaccGCGTACCAGTCACTACAGAACCTGCAGAGCAGCATCAACAG AGCCCGCGGTCTCGGGCTGACTTCTCTCGCCGTCCTGTACGGGACCCTGATCCCGGCCGGCCCGTTCCTCGCGCCCGTGGCCATGCGGTACTTCGGGCTGAAGTGGACCATCACGGGCTCCATGGTCACCTACGTCATCTTCAGCCTCGCGAACTACTGGGCGGAGTTTTACACCATCATCCCCGCGTCTGTTCTCATCGGGGTGGGGGCGGCGTGTCTGTGGGCGGCCAACGGCGCGTACCTGACCCGCCTGGCCACCAg GTATGCTTCAGTGACCGGTCAGGACAAGGCGGCAACCATCTCCATGTTCTTCGGCATCTTCTTCGGCATCTTCCAGACGTCTCAGATCTGGGGAAACCTGATCTCCTCCCTGGTGCTGCAGCAGGGCGCGGAGGAGCAGGGTGCTCCATCGACGGCGAACATCTCATCCTGCGGCGCCGCCAACTGTCCAG GTGGTAGCGCCGGCAACCTGGTGATCCCGCCCTACAACCTGCGTGTGACCCTCATCAGCATCTACCTGGCGTGCGGCGTGCTGGCCGTGATCATCATGGCTCTGTTCGCCGACAGGGAGGCAGGGAAGGGAGTCTTCTCCTGTGGGAAGACATCCAAGCCACGCGGAGGAAAAG GAGATGATGGACAAGCTCATGGCGAtgaggaagatgaagaagagACACCAGCTGACTGCCAGCATCTCTGTGAGAGGTTCCTGTCAGCCTGGAGGTTCATGTTCCGGGAGAAGAGGATGATGCTGCTCATCCCCCTCATCATGTACGGGACCATGGAGCAGGCCCTCAACGTCGCCATTTTCACACAG GCGTTTGTGAGCTGTACCCTGGGGATCCACTGGATCGGCTGGGTGATGATCTGTTTCGGCGTGTGTGACGCCATCAGCGCGCTTCTGGTGGGCAGGCTCAGGAAATGGGTACCAAG ACAGGTGCTGTTCGGGACAGCTGCGGTGCTGAACCTGGCCCTGATGATTGAGATGCTGACCGTGAAGCCGCACCCTGACCTCACCGCGCTGTTCTTCGTGCATGCCGGGCTGTGGGGCGTGGCGGACGGCATCTGGCAGACACAGATCAACT CGCTGTACGGCGTGCTGTTTCCGGGGCAACAAGAGGTGGCCTTCCCCATGGACGGGTTCTGGGGCGCCGTGGGGTACaccatctcatttgcatatggCGGGTACCTCTGCGCTGACGTCAAGATCGTCATCCTATTGGTCCTGCTCGTCGTTTCTATGGCAACTTACGGCGCAGTGGAGGTGATGGAGAAGAAAAGGTCGAAGGAGGATGGAGAGACCGCAGAAGAAAAAACGGAGTGA
- the LOC118422368 gene encoding uncharacterized protein LOC118422368: MDKKPFEDSPKLQNAKEESQKEALRRCQMACDLFAIRQLLQKSCFVGLFGPQNAGKSTLIEKTWGVSVKERGFKTHTSAPDLYKAKGTERMVIIDFPGTTTIDDQVANLANNCGGLSSILILVMPFQGDTSTDHVTQLEKANKLVEDFDCSILLCISQCGRFKDILKDKETVDVFREDYTKHLKIDAANILFTELVETEAMESRGVVGADGVRTWLKDWLIKYDVFENNVDELYAAVNMSRE, encoded by the exons ATGGATAAGAAGCCCTTTGAAGACTCCCCTAAGCTGCAAAATGCTAAAGAAGAGTCCCAGAAGGAAGCTCTCCGACGCTGCCAGATGGCTTGTGACCTGTTTGCCATTCGCCAGTTGCTGCAGAAGTCCTGCTTCGTCGGATTATTTGGACCGCAGAATGCTGGTAAATCCACGCTCATCGAAAAGACCTGGGGTGTGTCTGTGAAGGAGAGGGGGTTCAAGACCCACACCTCGGCTCCAGACCTGTACAAGGCGAAGGGGACGGAAAGAATGGTG ATCATAGACTTTCCGGGCACCACTACAATCGACGATCAAGTTGCTAACCTGGCTAACAACTGCGGGGGGCTGTCTAGCATCCTCATCCTCGTCATGCCGTTCCAAGGAGACACCAGCACGGACCACGTCACACAGCTGGAGAAAGCTAACAAGCTGGTAGAAGATTTCGACTGTTCTATTCTCCTGTGCATCAGCCAATGCGGTCGTTTCAAGGACATATTGAAG GACAAGGAAACTGTGGATGTCTTCAGGGAGGACTACACAAAACACCTGAAGATCGACGCCGCCAACATCCTCTTCACGGAGCTTGTGGAGACCGAGGCCATGGAGAGCAGGGGCGTGGTCGGGGCAGATGGGGTGAGGACGTGGTTGAAAGATTGGCTGATTAAATATGATGTGTTTGAAAACAATGTTGATGAGCTCTACGCAGCTGTTAACATGAGCAGGGAGTGA